Proteins encoded by one window of Crassostrea angulata isolate pt1a10 chromosome 9, ASM2561291v2, whole genome shotgun sequence:
- the LOC128162541 gene encoding uncharacterized protein LOC128162541: protein MQDVKFTTTDGKMERFWLCLFLITGAQGLSMYKDHGLGENPGDAGKSDRNQEDCWSNATKMVENCAKEKISFEFPYTITLSGNFVFAKNFFSQACLIFRTIRDCHESIDLEECELDLPPIIANSSALATKFCRNEKDLGSLLGCMNNHSFQRSMLREPNSANRQQQLPCRTIENKIVQLLQTTESICGQKDYRTLANVMLDFDGDLSFVIEPFSAHCAISVNQVMPGLGVSVQVSQAQLFLWK, encoded by the exons ATGCAAGATGTCAAATTCACCACAACAGACGGAAAGATGGAACGTTTTTGGCTATGCCTATTTCTGATTACTGGAGCGCAAGGTCTGTCCATGTATAAAGATCATGGATTAGGAGAAAATCCAGGAGATGCAG GTAAATCAGATCGAAATCAGGAAGATTGCTGGTCAAATGCAACTAAAATGGTTGAAAATTGTGCAAAAGAAAAGATTTCCTTTGAATTTCCATACACCATTACATTAAGTGGGAACTTCGTCTTTGCAAAAAACTTTTTCTCACAAGCATGTTT GATTTTCAGAACAATAAGGGATTGCCATGAAAGCATTGATTTGGAGGAATGTGAATTGGATTTACCACCTATTATTGCCAACTCAAGCGCTCTGGCCACTAAATTTTGTCGCAATGAAAAAG ACTTGGGAAGTCTTTTAGGGTGCATGAATAACCATTCTTTCCAGCGGAGTATGTTACGCGAACCAAACTCTGCAAACCGTCAACAGCAGCTTCCTTGTCG GACGATTGAGAACAAGATTGTTCAGCTCTTACAAACGACCGAGAGCATTTGTGGACAAAAAGACTACCGGACTCTCGCCAACGTGATGTTGGACTTTGACGGGGATCTTTCCTTTGTTATAGAGCCGTTCAGTGCACACTGCGCGATCTCTGTTAACCAGGTGATGCCAGGTCTTGGTGTTTCTGTGCAAGTTTCACAGGCTCAACTATTTTTATGGAAGTGA